The following proteins come from a genomic window of Streptomyces sp. NBC_00539:
- a CDS encoding response regulator transcription factor: MTIKVLIVDDQMMVREGFSVLLNAMEGIEVVGEAVDGRQAIAQVNALRPDVVLMDIRMPEMNGLEATRRIVAADTDAKVLVLTTFDLDEYVYQALRAGASGFLLKDASARQLAEGVRVVAGGEALLAPSVTKRLICEFSKLAEAPKLADPAGVSQLTERETEVLILIAQGLANAEIADRLVVAESTIKTHVSRILVKLGLRDRTQAAVFAYETRLVTPA; the protein is encoded by the coding sequence ATGACGATCAAGGTGCTGATCGTCGATGACCAGATGATGGTCCGCGAGGGTTTCTCCGTCCTGCTGAACGCCATGGAAGGCATCGAGGTGGTCGGCGAAGCGGTGGACGGCCGCCAGGCCATCGCTCAGGTGAACGCCCTGCGGCCGGACGTGGTGCTGATGGACATCCGGATGCCGGAGATGAACGGGCTGGAGGCGACGCGGCGGATCGTGGCCGCCGACACCGATGCGAAGGTACTGGTCCTGACCACCTTCGACCTGGACGAGTACGTGTACCAGGCGCTGCGGGCGGGGGCGTCCGGGTTCCTGCTCAAGGACGCGTCGGCGAGGCAACTGGCGGAGGGGGTACGGGTGGTGGCGGGCGGTGAGGCGCTGCTGGCCCCCTCGGTGACCAAGCGGCTGATCTGCGAGTTCTCGAAGCTCGCGGAGGCGCCGAAGCTCGCGGACCCGGCCGGGGTGTCGCAGCTGACGGAGCGGGAGACGGAGGTGCTGATCCTGATCGCCCAGGGGCTGGCCAACGCGGAGATAGCCGACCGGCTGGTCGTGGCGGAGTCCACCATCAAGACGCATGTGAGCCGGATCCTGGTCAAGTTGGGCCTGCGGGACCGCACACAGGCGGCGGTGTTCGCGTACGAGACGCGGCTGGTGACCCCTGCGTGA
- the kynU gene encoding kynureninase — translation MTDPSVTDPSVVRPSAGGLAQRAAALDAADELGKLRERFTLPEGVVYLDGNSLGALPSGVAATTADVVGRQWGELLIRSWDESGWWTAPERIGDKIAPLIGAAPGQVTVGDSTSVNLFKVLVGAARLADPSRTRLLVDASTFPTDGYIAASAARMTGLTVEPVDPAGAAAAMGADTAVVLLNHVDYRTGRLHDLPALTGAARAAGAVMVWDLCHSAGALPVGLDENGVDLAVGCTYKYLNGGPGSPAYLYIAERHQAAFDSPLPGWNGHADPFAMTTEYVPAAGAARARVGTPDILSMLALESALDAWDGVAIESVRAKSLALTDFFLECVAAYVPAGSVEPVTPEEHARRGSQVSLRTANAREVMTELIARGVIGDFRAPDVLRFGFTPLYVGFADVERAARTLGHIFG, via the coding sequence ATGACCGACCCGTCCGTCACCGACCCGTCCGTCGTCCGGCCGTCCGCCGGTGGACTCGCGCAGCGCGCCGCCGCGCTGGACGCCGCCGACGAACTCGGCAAGCTCCGCGAGCGCTTCACCCTCCCCGAGGGCGTCGTCTACCTCGACGGCAACTCCCTGGGAGCCCTCCCCTCCGGCGTCGCCGCCACCACCGCCGATGTGGTGGGCCGCCAGTGGGGCGAGCTCCTCATCCGCTCGTGGGACGAGTCCGGGTGGTGGACCGCCCCCGAGCGCATCGGGGACAAGATCGCCCCCCTGATCGGCGCGGCACCCGGCCAGGTGACGGTCGGCGACTCCACCAGCGTCAACCTCTTCAAGGTCCTGGTCGGTGCGGCCCGCCTCGCGGACCCCTCCCGGACCCGGCTGCTGGTCGACGCCTCCACCTTCCCCACCGACGGTTACATCGCCGCGTCGGCCGCCCGGATGACCGGCCTGACGGTCGAGCCGGTCGACCCCGCGGGAGCCGCGGCGGCGATGGGCGCGGACACCGCCGTCGTCCTGCTCAACCACGTCGACTACCGCACCGGGCGTCTGCACGACCTGCCGGCCCTCACCGGTGCGGCCCGCGCCGCCGGCGCCGTCATGGTCTGGGACCTGTGCCACTCCGCCGGGGCGCTGCCCGTGGGCCTGGACGAGAACGGGGTCGACCTCGCGGTGGGCTGTACGTACAAGTACCTCAACGGCGGACCCGGTTCGCCCGCGTACCTGTACATCGCCGAACGCCACCAGGCCGCCTTCGACTCGCCGCTCCCCGGCTGGAACGGGCACGCGGACCCGTTCGCGATGACCACGGAGTACGTCCCGGCGGCGGGCGCGGCGCGCGCCCGGGTGGGGACCCCGGACATCCTGTCGATGCTGGCGCTGGAGTCGGCACTCGACGCCTGGGACGGGGTCGCGATCGAGTCCGTGCGGGCCAAGTCCCTCGCGTTGACGGACTTCTTCCTGGAGTGCGTCGCCGCGTACGTCCCGGCGGGCTCCGTGGAACCGGTGACCCCCGAGGAGCACGCCCGCCGCGGCAGTCAGGTCTCGCTGCGGACCGCGAACGCCCGCGAGGTCATGACCGAACTCATCGCGCGGGGCGTGATCGGGGACTTCCGGGCGCCCGACGTCCTGCGCTTCGGGTTCACCCCGCTCTACGTCGGATTCGCCGACGTGGAGCGCGCGGCCCGGACGCTGGGTCACATCTTCGGGTGA
- a CDS encoding diacylglycerol kinase — MSHAGAPVGGLLVLVDPVARRLDGESVRIAKDVLCAGATAKVSLPDSPEEFARALARRGHRRPVIVGDDRALLRTVTLLHRSRDLPGEPLSLIPVGPVGSLTLAGSLGVPLSAVMAARAALDGAVQARDLLVDDSDGVVLGGLRIPPPVRTQVPPVRSYRSLLRMLLPGPPGVGPAPAGPVHRLRVEADGVVLADVDHPVQDVAVVTREAGGLAEVVVRLMGCAALTERAATVTVSGADFRYRADHAAVSGPLRRRTWTLRPAAWSLTVPR; from the coding sequence ATGAGCCATGCGGGCGCGCCGGTAGGCGGCCTGCTCGTGCTCGTCGACCCGGTCGCCCGCCGTCTTGACGGCGAGTCCGTACGGATCGCGAAAGATGTGTTGTGCGCCGGTGCCACGGCGAAAGTTTCTCTCCCCGACTCGCCGGAGGAGTTTGCGCGGGCACTCGCCCGCCGGGGCCATCGGCGCCCCGTGATCGTCGGGGACGACCGGGCGCTGCTACGCACGGTGACGCTGTTGCACCGCTCCCGTGACCTGCCGGGGGAGCCGTTGTCGCTGATCCCGGTGGGGCCGGTGGGGTCCCTCACGCTGGCGGGGTCCCTGGGCGTGCCGCTGTCGGCGGTGATGGCGGCCCGGGCGGCGCTGGACGGGGCGGTGCAGGCGCGTGACCTGCTGGTCGACGACAGCGACGGGGTGGTACTGGGCGGCCTGCGGATCCCGCCGCCGGTGCGGACGCAGGTTCCACCCGTACGGAGCTACCGGTCGTTGCTCCGGATGCTGCTGCCGGGACCGCCGGGGGTCGGGCCGGCGCCGGCGGGGCCGGTGCACCGGCTGAGGGTGGAGGCGGACGGGGTGGTGCTGGCGGATGTGGACCACCCGGTGCAGGACGTCGCGGTGGTCACGCGGGAGGCGGGCGGCCTGGCGGAGGTGGTGGTCCGGCTGATGGGGTGCGCGGCGCTGACGGAGCGGGCCGCGACGGTGACGGTGTCGGGCGCGGACTTCCGCTACCGCGCCGACCACGCGGCCGTGTCGGGCCCGCTCCGGCGCCGCACCTGGACCCTGCGTCCCGCCGCCTGGTCCCTGACCGTGCCGCGCTGA
- a CDS encoding cytochrome P450, with translation MRFDPWDAAFVADPYPAYRELREQGRAVWSQATGQWLVPHYADVSALLRDRKLGRTYLHRFTHEEFGQQAPPPEHEPFHVLNGNGLLDLEDPAHARVRRLVAKAFTPRTVERLAPAVERLAGDLAGALLADGGGDLLTAVAEPLPVAVIAELLGIPESDRALLRPWSADICGMFELRPDEETARRAVRASVEFSDYLRALIAERRRRPGADLISGLIAAHDEEGRLSEQEMISTCVLLLNAGHEATVNTTVNGWWALFRNPAQLDDLRRHPEKLSTAVDELMRYDTPLQMFERWVLDEIRIGDSVIPRGAEVALLFGSANRDPARFENPDALDLVRGDNPHLSFGAGIHYCLGAPLARLELRASFGALLAAGAPPLRLVEEPQWRDGYIIRGLRELLVAC, from the coding sequence ATGCGCTTTGATCCGTGGGACGCCGCGTTCGTCGCCGATCCGTACCCCGCTTATCGGGAGTTGCGCGAACAGGGGCGGGCGGTGTGGTCGCAGGCTACGGGGCAGTGGCTGGTGCCGCACTACGCCGATGTGAGCGCGCTGCTGCGTGACCGCAAGCTGGGACGCACGTACCTGCACCGGTTCACCCACGAGGAGTTCGGGCAGCAGGCGCCGCCGCCGGAGCACGAGCCCTTCCACGTCCTCAACGGCAACGGTCTCCTGGACCTGGAGGACCCCGCGCACGCGCGGGTGCGGCGGCTGGTGGCGAAGGCCTTCACCCCGCGCACCGTGGAGCGTCTCGCGCCCGCCGTCGAGCGGCTGGCCGGGGATCTCGCGGGCGCGCTGCTGGCCGACGGGGGCGGTGATCTGCTGACCGCCGTCGCGGAGCCGCTCCCGGTCGCGGTGATCGCGGAGCTGCTCGGGATCCCGGAGTCGGACCGCGCGCTGCTGCGGCCCTGGTCGGCGGATATCTGCGGGATGTTCGAGCTCCGGCCGGACGAGGAGACGGCGCGACGGGCCGTCAGGGCGAGCGTCGAGTTCAGCGATTACCTGCGCGCCCTGATCGCCGAGCGGCGCCGGCGCCCCGGGGCGGATCTGATCTCCGGACTGATCGCCGCCCATGACGAGGAGGGCCGGCTCAGCGAGCAGGAAATGATCTCCACCTGCGTGCTGCTGCTGAACGCGGGCCACGAGGCGACGGTCAACACGACCGTCAACGGCTGGTGGGCGCTGTTCCGCAATCCCGCCCAGCTCGACGACCTCCGCCGCCATCCCGAAAAGTTGTCCACAGCTGTGGATGAACTCATGCGATACGACACACCCCTACAAATGTTCGAACGCTGGGTGCTGGACGAGATCCGGATCGGGGACTCGGTCATCCCGCGGGGCGCCGAGGTCGCGCTGCTCTTCGGGTCCGCCAACCGGGATCCCGCGCGCTTCGAGAACCCCGACGCGCTGGACCTCGTACGCGGCGACAACCCGCACCTGAGCTTCGGGGCGGGGATCCACTACTGCCTGGGCGCCCCGCTGGCGCGGCTGGAACTCAGGGCGTCGTTCGGCGCCCTGCTGGCAGCCGGCGCGCCGCCGCTGCGGCTCGTGGAGGAGCCGCAGTGGCGGGACGGGTACATCATCCGAGGGCTGCGGGAACTGCTGGTCGCCTGCTGA
- a CDS encoding adenylosuccinate synthase has protein sequence MPALVLLGAQWGDEGKGKATDLLGGSVDYVVRYQGGNNAGHTVVVGDQKYALHLLPSGILSPGCTPVIGNGVVVDPAVLLSELRGLNERGIDTSKLLISGNAHLITPYNVTLDKVGERFLGKRKIGTTGRGIGPTYADKINRIGIRVQDLYDESILQQKVEAALEGKNQLLAKLYNRRAIDAAAIVEEMLQYAEQIKPYVADTTLILNNALDEDKVVLFEGGQGTLLDVDHGTYPFVTSSNPTAGGACTGTGVGPTKISRVIGILKAYTTRVGAGPFPTELFDQDGEDLRRIGGERGVTTGRDRRCGWFDAPIARYATRVNGLTDFFLTKLDVLTGWEQIPVCVAYEIDGKRVEELPYSQSDFHHAKPIYENLPGWSEDITKAKTFADLPKNAQAYVKALEEMSGAPISAIGVGPGRTETIEINSFL, from the coding sequence GTGCCCGCTCTTGTGCTGCTCGGAGCTCAGTGGGGTGACGAGGGCAAGGGAAAGGCCACCGACCTGCTCGGTGGATCCGTTGATTATGTGGTGCGCTACCAGGGCGGCAACAACGCCGGCCACACGGTCGTCGTAGGCGACCAGAAGTACGCGCTGCACCTTCTCCCTTCCGGCATCCTCTCCCCCGGATGCACCCCGGTCATCGGCAACGGCGTCGTCGTCGACCCGGCCGTACTCCTCTCCGAGCTGCGCGGGCTCAACGAGCGCGGCATCGACACCTCGAAGCTGCTGATCAGCGGTAACGCGCACCTGATCACCCCGTACAACGTCACCCTCGACAAGGTCGGCGAGCGCTTCCTCGGCAAGCGCAAGATCGGTACGACCGGCCGCGGCATCGGCCCGACGTACGCCGACAAGATCAACCGCATCGGCATCCGCGTCCAGGACCTCTACGACGAGTCGATCCTCCAGCAGAAGGTCGAAGCGGCGCTGGAGGGCAAGAACCAGCTCCTCGCGAAGCTCTACAACCGCCGCGCGATCGACGCCGCCGCGATCGTGGAGGAGATGCTCCAGTACGCGGAGCAGATCAAGCCGTACGTCGCCGACACCACCCTGATCCTCAACAACGCGCTGGACGAGGACAAGGTCGTGCTGTTCGAGGGCGGCCAGGGCACGCTGCTCGACGTCGACCACGGCACGTACCCCTTCGTGACCTCCTCCAACCCGACCGCGGGCGGCGCCTGCACCGGTACCGGTGTCGGCCCGACGAAGATCAGCCGCGTCATCGGCATCCTCAAGGCCTACACGACGCGCGTCGGCGCGGGCCCGTTCCCGACCGAGCTGTTCGACCAGGACGGCGAGGACCTGCGCCGCATCGGCGGCGAGCGCGGCGTGACCACCGGCCGCGACCGCCGCTGCGGCTGGTTCGACGCCCCGATCGCCCGTTACGCCACCCGCGTGAACGGCCTGACGGACTTCTTCCTCACCAAGCTGGACGTGCTGACCGGCTGGGAGCAGATCCCGGTCTGCGTCGCGTACGAGATCGACGGCAAGCGCGTCGAGGAGCTGCCGTACTCGCAGTCGGACTTCCACCACGCGAAGCCGATCTACGAAAACCTCCCCGGCTGGTCCGAGGACATCACCAAGGCCAAGACCTTCGCGGACCTCCCGAAGAACGCCCAGGCGTACGTCAAGGCCCTGGAGGAGATGTCGGGCGCCCCGATCTCGGCGATCGGTGTCGGCCCGGGCCGGACCGAGACGATCGAGATCAACTCGTTCCTCTAG
- a CDS encoding alpha/beta hydrolase, with amino-acid sequence MTDPAVERDAAESASAFSHPPVEPDVSSAYGEHPDQVVDFYAPRGGAPGPAPLVVVLHGGAWRAPYDRGHVTPLADFLARRGFAVANVEYRRGSSLPHQGGGPIAGRWPETFDDVAAAMDALPRLAAEALPQADVRRIVVTGHSAGGHLALWAAARHVLPEGSPWRLPAPPLLRGVVALAPIADFAVAEELGVCGGASAQLLGGERYWDERLPYADPAALLPTGIATAVVQGRDDIVVPEQVAEAYVAAAAKAGELVGLTLLDGVGHFPLIDPAADACAVVAEEISQLAW; translated from the coding sequence ATGACGGACCCCGCAGTCGAACGGGACGCCGCCGAGTCCGCTTCGGCCTTCTCCCATCCGCCGGTCGAGCCCGACGTGAGCTCCGCGTACGGTGAACACCCGGACCAGGTGGTCGACTTCTACGCCCCGCGCGGCGGCGCCCCGGGCCCGGCGCCGCTGGTCGTGGTCCTGCACGGCGGCGCCTGGCGGGCCCCGTACGACCGCGGCCACGTCACCCCCTTGGCGGACTTCCTGGCCCGGCGGGGCTTCGCCGTCGCCAACGTCGAGTACCGGCGCGGGAGTTCGCTGCCGCATCAGGGGGGCGGCCCCATCGCGGGACGCTGGCCCGAGACCTTCGACGACGTCGCCGCCGCCATGGACGCGCTGCCCAGGCTCGCCGCCGAGGCGCTGCCGCAGGCCGACGTGCGCCGGATCGTGGTGACGGGTCACTCTGCCGGGGGCCACCTCGCCCTGTGGGCCGCCGCCCGTCACGTGCTGCCGGAGGGGAGTCCCTGGCGGCTGCCGGCCCCGCCGCTGCTGCGCGGGGTGGTGGCGTTGGCCCCGATCGCGGACTTCGCGGTCGCGGAGGAACTGGGTGTCTGCGGCGGGGCGTCGGCGCAGCTGCTGGGCGGGGAACGGTACTGGGACGAGCGGCTGCCGTACGCGGACCCGGCCGCGCTCCTCCCGACGGGCATCGCGACGGCCGTGGTGCAGGGCCGGGACGACATCGTGGTCCCCGAACAGGTGGCGGAGGCGTACGTCGCGGCGGCCGCCAAGGCGGGCGAGCTGGTCGGCCTGACCCTCCTGGACGGCGTCGGCCACTTCCCGCTCATCGACCCGGCCGCCGACGCCTGCGCGGTGGTCGCCGAGGAGATCTCGCAGCTCGCCTGGTGA
- a CDS encoding sensor histidine kinase, with protein MTETTTGGTARTPELRMASGLFEILRQDLISGAFAYRPLAPMRVDGPLLRLLPAGIRAKAGYLPHALVGVVALIVVLATTADSHGMPQAVRLFMGLVAAMPVLMTLVRPVGAFWVALGVTTGLSLVQGRDLTWPWSPATFIAYLGVMAVVAMRSRPRVACWLWAITLVFGAAIPVLVGSYESNVAPMAFASALVLLTVTVRNTRRQAEREVVAQQQVTAVERDRRTLLEERTTIARELHDVVAHHMSVVAIQAEAAPYRVKNPPAELEAAFVTIRENAVAALTELRRVLGVVRSADYEAPDAPQPTLASLDGLLANVREAGLSVEKTVTGAVRELPQGVELSAYRIIQEALSNSLRHAPGAAAGVEVSYVLGGLGIRVVNGPPTEKVLPSPGAGHGITGMRERVAMLEGEMTAGETAAGGYEVAVFIPVRRTAEPSASSSPSSSPSPSQERPV; from the coding sequence ATGACCGAGACGACCACCGGGGGGACAGCCCGGACACCGGAATTGCGGATGGCTTCGGGGCTCTTCGAGATCCTGCGCCAGGACCTGATCAGCGGCGCGTTCGCCTACCGGCCGCTGGCGCCGATGCGCGTGGACGGGCCGCTGCTGCGCCTGCTGCCGGCGGGCATACGCGCGAAGGCCGGCTACCTGCCGCACGCGCTGGTGGGGGTCGTGGCGTTGATCGTCGTGCTGGCCACCACCGCCGACTCCCACGGGATGCCGCAGGCAGTGCGGCTGTTCATGGGCCTGGTGGCGGCGATGCCGGTCCTGATGACGCTGGTGCGCCCCGTGGGGGCGTTCTGGGTGGCCTTGGGTGTGACGACGGGCCTCTCGCTCGTCCAGGGCCGGGACCTCACCTGGCCGTGGTCCCCGGCGACCTTCATCGCCTACCTCGGGGTGATGGCCGTCGTGGCCATGCGGAGCCGGCCCCGGGTGGCCTGCTGGCTGTGGGCGATCACCCTGGTGTTCGGGGCGGCGATACCGGTGCTCGTGGGCAGCTACGAGTCGAACGTGGCACCCATGGCGTTCGCCTCCGCCCTCGTCCTGCTGACGGTCACGGTCCGCAACACCCGCCGACAGGCGGAGCGGGAGGTCGTCGCGCAGCAGCAGGTGACCGCCGTCGAGCGGGACCGGCGCACGCTCCTGGAGGAGCGGACGACGATCGCGCGCGAGCTGCACGACGTGGTGGCGCACCACATGTCGGTGGTGGCGATCCAGGCGGAGGCGGCGCCGTACCGGGTGAAGAACCCGCCGGCCGAACTGGAGGCGGCGTTCGTCACCATCCGGGAGAACGCGGTGGCGGCGCTGACGGAGCTGCGGCGGGTGCTGGGAGTGGTGCGCTCGGCGGACTACGAGGCGCCGGACGCGCCGCAGCCGACGCTGGCCTCGCTGGACGGGCTGCTGGCCAATGTGCGCGAGGCCGGGCTGAGCGTGGAGAAGACGGTCACCGGAGCGGTGCGGGAACTGCCGCAGGGCGTGGAGCTGTCGGCGTACCGGATCATCCAGGAGGCGCTGAGCAACTCGCTGCGGCACGCGCCGGGCGCGGCGGCCGGAGTGGAGGTGTCGTACGTGCTGGGCGGTCTGGGGATACGGGTCGTCAACGGACCGCCGACGGAGAAGGTCCTGCCGTCACCGGGCGCGGGGCACGGGATCACCGGGATGCGGGAGCGGGTGGCCATGCTGGAGGGGGAGATGACGGCCGGGGAGACGGCGGCCGGCGGATACGAGGTAGCCGTGTTCATACCGGTGCGCCGGACGGCGGAGCCTTCGGCGTCGTCCTCGCCGTCGTCCTCGCCGTCGCCCTCGCAGGAGCGGCCGGTATGA
- a CDS encoding tryptophan 2,3-dioxygenase family protein: protein MSQALDASGAGSDAPNLDFAGTTPYEDYVQADVLTHLQHLRSDDPGEMVFLVTTQVMELWFTVIVHEWETAAKALREDRIPVAMDALKRSLRELEALNASWRPLAQLTPAQFNSYRSALGEGSGFQSAMYRRMEFLLGDKSASMLVPHRGAPRVHAELEKALQEPSLYDEVLRLLARRGLPVPASVLDRDLSRRYEPSPQVEAVWTELYADPDGQPDLHRLGEVLTDVAELVWRWRNDHLVATRRAMGAKTGTGGSAGVTWLEKRAQKNVFPELWTARSHV, encoded by the coding sequence ATGTCGCAAGCCCTTGATGCCTCCGGAGCCGGTTCGGACGCCCCGAACCTCGACTTCGCCGGCACCACCCCCTACGAGGACTACGTCCAGGCGGACGTCCTCACCCACCTCCAGCACCTCCGCTCGGACGACCCCGGCGAGATGGTCTTCCTGGTGACGACCCAGGTCATGGAGCTGTGGTTCACGGTGATCGTCCACGAGTGGGAGACGGCCGCCAAGGCCCTGCGCGAGGACCGGATCCCGGTTGCGATGGACGCGCTGAAACGATCCCTCCGTGAGCTGGAGGCCCTCAACGCCTCCTGGCGCCCGCTGGCGCAGTTGACCCCCGCGCAGTTCAACTCGTACCGCTCCGCGCTCGGCGAGGGGTCCGGCTTCCAGTCGGCGATGTACCGCCGGATGGAGTTCCTGCTCGGCGACAAGTCGGCGTCGATGCTGGTGCCCCACCGGGGCGCCCCGCGCGTCCACGCCGAGCTGGAGAAGGCCCTCCAGGAGCCGAGCCTCTACGACGAGGTGCTGCGGCTCCTCGCGCGCCGCGGCCTGCCGGTTCCCGCGTCCGTGCTGGACCGTGACCTGTCGCGGCGCTACGAGCCCTCGCCGCAGGTCGAGGCCGTCTGGACGGAGTTGTACGCCGACCCGGACGGGCAGCCGGACCTGCACCGGCTCGGCGAGGTGCTGACGGACGTGGCGGAGCTGGTGTGGCGCTGGCGCAACGACCACCTGGTGGCCACCCGCCGGGCGATGGGCGCGAAGACGGGCACGGGCGGCTCCGCGGGCGTGACCTGGCTGGAGAAGCGCGCGCAGAAGAACGTGTTCCCCGAGCTGTGGACGGCGCGCAGCCATGTCTGA